The proteins below come from a single Roseiconus lacunae genomic window:
- a CDS encoding carbamoyltransferase family protein: MTAILGISAFYHDSAAALVVDGKIIAAAQEERFSRIKHDASFPTHAIRYCLSEAGIDESDLDFVGFYEKPLLKFDRLLETYLSFAPEGFHSFRRAIPNWVSEKLRLRWKIKRGLNRKYRRRIVFCTHHQSHAASAFFPSPFDDAAVLTMDGVGEWASTTLGYGTGNTITLTDELRFPHSLGLLYSAFTYYCGFRVNSGEYKLMGLAPYGKPRFKDLIEDKLIRINDDGSFELNLEYFGYCQSLRMTNKHFNRLFGRPPRTPEAPLEEFYQDVAASIQVVTEDIVLKTARTLYQKTGKDNLCLAGGVALNCVANGRLLREGPFKNLWIQPASGDAGGALGVALLIWHQLLRQPRSRSSVKAASADDSQRGSLLGPRYDGDQVASMLDQRSIPYQRFDDQERLNDYLVNLLADGMVVGRFSGRAEYGPRALGNRSIMGDPRITDMQSTMNLKIKFRESFRPFAPVVLADHARDYFDLEAGVESPYMLLVCDVKTTTLPAITHVDSSARVQTVDGKENPALARLLEAFYEKTGCPVLINTSFNVRGEPIVGTPDDALRCFLRTEMDAVVIENCVVEKKSLMLHRHPPPG; this comes from the coding sequence ATGACAGCGATCTTGGGAATTTCGGCGTTCTACCATGACTCGGCAGCCGCACTGGTGGTCGACGGAAAAATCATTGCCGCCGCACAAGAAGAACGCTTTAGCCGGATAAAACACGATGCAAGCTTCCCGACACATGCAATCCGGTATTGCCTAAGCGAAGCCGGAATCGATGAGAGTGATTTGGACTTCGTTGGGTTTTACGAAAAGCCCCTTTTAAAATTCGATCGCCTGCTGGAAACGTATCTTTCATTCGCCCCCGAGGGTTTCCATTCGTTCCGACGCGCGATCCCGAATTGGGTTTCTGAAAAACTGCGATTGCGGTGGAAAATTAAACGCGGGCTGAATCGAAAGTATCGACGTCGAATCGTTTTTTGCACGCACCACCAATCGCATGCGGCGAGCGCGTTCTTTCCATCGCCGTTTGATGATGCGGCAGTTCTGACGATGGACGGCGTTGGCGAATGGGCTTCAACGACACTCGGTTATGGTACTGGCAATACAATCACGTTGACCGACGAATTACGGTTTCCGCACTCGTTGGGGCTGCTGTATTCCGCGTTCACTTACTACTGCGGTTTTCGCGTCAATTCTGGTGAATACAAATTGATGGGGCTGGCGCCTTATGGAAAACCACGCTTCAAGGATCTGATCGAGGATAAGCTGATCCGGATCAACGATGACGGTTCGTTCGAGTTGAACCTCGAATATTTTGGTTATTGCCAATCGTTGCGAATGACCAATAAGCACTTCAATCGCTTGTTCGGACGCCCGCCCAGGACACCAGAAGCTCCACTCGAAGAATTTTATCAAGACGTTGCCGCTTCGATCCAAGTCGTTACCGAAGACATCGTTTTAAAAACCGCGCGGACGTTGTATCAGAAGACCGGAAAAGACAATCTTTGCCTGGCCGGAGGCGTCGCGCTGAACTGTGTCGCCAACGGACGCTTGCTGCGTGAGGGGCCCTTCAAGAATCTTTGGATTCAGCCCGCGTCAGGTGATGCCGGAGGTGCTCTCGGGGTCGCCCTGCTAATTTGGCATCAGCTACTACGGCAACCGCGTTCACGATCGTCGGTCAAGGCGGCCAGTGCCGACGATAGCCAGCGTGGTAGTTTGCTCGGACCGCGTTATGACGGCGACCAGGTAGCGTCGATGCTAGACCAACGATCGATTCCGTACCAACGGTTTGACGACCAAGAACGGCTGAACGATTACTTGGTGAATCTACTAGCCGACGGAATGGTGGTCGGTCGGTTTTCCGGTCGAGCCGAATATGGTCCGCGAGCACTTGGCAACCGAAGCATCATGGGTGACCCCAGAATCACAGACATGCAGTCAACGATGAACTTGAAAATCAAGTTTCGCGAATCGTTCCGCCCGTTCGCCCCGGTGGTGCTTGCCGATCATGCTCGCGATTACTTCGATCTGGAAGCAGGCGTCGAGAGCCCTTACATGCTGTTAGTTTGCGACGTAAAAACAACAACGTTACCGGCAATTACGCATGTCGATTCAAGTGCACGCGTGCAAACGGTTGATGGGAAAGAAAACCCTGCACTGGCACGACTACTCGAAGCATTTTACGAAAAGACTGGATGCCCTGTCCTTATCAACACCAGTTTCAACGTGCGAGGTGAACCAATTGTGGGGACACCTGACGACGCGCTTCGATGTTTCCTAAGGACCGAAATGGACGCCGTCGTAATTGAAAACTGCGTCGTCGAAAAGAAATCGCTTATGCTTCATCGACATCCGCCGCCCGGGTAA
- a CDS encoding hydantoinase/oxoprolinase family protein, with protein MVTSSIGIDIGGANLKYASRNGITRSVDFPLWLRSDQLAGQLIDDLAQLPTPGRLLITMTGELADCFLDRAQGVEEIIQQANQAASFLGVPLTIYGVGNRWFTADEAMGNVECIAAANWHALASFIGGSCVETSDSTAGELVKEHRHALLVDIGSTTTDLIPIFAGQVATQARTDFDRLREGSLVYVGGERTPVCTLVDRLEWNGQSVPVMREVFSTIDDVRLLLGYSNESDSCETADGKPRDLFHAANRLARMIGLGHREVSVENARQLAGQVHLAAKRLIEEGFTTLTQQWTWLDRTTVIVSGHVNDLLPGIATNQPRLLSEELGEALSRAAPAYALTRLWESRACDA; from the coding sequence GTGGTCACGTCATCGATTGGGATCGACATCGGCGGTGCGAACCTGAAGTACGCCAGCCGAAACGGCATCACCCGATCGGTCGACTTCCCGCTGTGGCTCCGCAGCGATCAGCTCGCCGGTCAACTGATCGATGATCTCGCACAACTCCCCACTCCGGGGCGACTGCTCATCACGATGACCGGCGAACTTGCCGATTGTTTTCTAGATCGTGCGCAAGGCGTCGAAGAAATCATCCAGCAGGCGAATCAGGCGGCATCTTTTCTGGGCGTTCCGTTGACGATCTATGGCGTCGGTAATCGATGGTTCACCGCCGACGAAGCGATGGGAAATGTCGAGTGCATCGCGGCGGCAAATTGGCACGCGTTGGCCAGTTTTATCGGGGGGAGTTGCGTCGAGACCAGCGACAGTACGGCGGGCGAACTCGTTAAGGAGCACCGGCACGCGTTGCTGGTTGATATCGGAAGCACCACCACTGATTTGATTCCGATCTTTGCAGGCCAAGTCGCAACGCAGGCGAGAACGGACTTCGATCGTCTCCGAGAAGGATCGCTGGTGTATGTCGGCGGCGAACGCACACCGGTCTGTACGCTGGTCGATCGATTGGAATGGAACGGCCAATCGGTACCCGTCATGCGAGAAGTGTTCAGCACGATTGACGACGTTCGATTATTGTTGGGGTATTCGAATGAATCGGATTCTTGCGAAACCGCAGACGGGAAGCCGCGGGACCTTTTTCATGCCGCCAATCGACTCGCGAGAATGATCGGCCTGGGACATCGCGAAGTGTCCGTTGAAAATGCACGCCAGCTTGCCGGACAAGTCCACCTTGCGGCCAAGCGTCTGATCGAAGAAGGCTTCACCACGTTGACTCAACAATGGACTTGGTTAGATCGAACGACCGTGATTGTTTCTGGACATGTCAATGACTTGCTACCCGGCATCGCAACTAATCAACCGAGACTGCTCAGCGAAGAACTCGGCGAAGCACTCTCGCGTGCGGCCCCGGCGTATGCGCTCACTCGTCTCTGGGAGTCACGGGCGTGCGACGCGTGA
- a CDS encoding ATP-grasp domain-containing protein encodes MKIFVGEYVCGGGLVGATDEAGLDDLRSEGEAMLRALVADVSQFAETTVVLDNQLNVDCNATTIVEFDHAKPLWAQWAEAARGCDAALVIAPEVDGLLAKGVAVLRSAGCEVIAGSGDFLRVASDKLLTAQLLHRAGVAHPPYIATEDERMIGVLADSSRFVIKPRDGCGTQEIQTFDDFREARKTLASGSIMQGWMEGRSISISYLASGNYQTFLPAVGQSISKHHCHYSGGCGPLDDESQRRATAMASRAIAAMPPTARGFIGLDLILGEEPSQDCVIEINPRLTTSYVGLREMIHGNLAARLFDLETGPVRCKAMVDTVRWTPDGKVYFDAPLLT; translated from the coding sequence TTGAAAATATTCGTCGGGGAGTATGTCTGCGGAGGCGGATTAGTCGGGGCGACCGACGAAGCAGGATTGGATGACCTGCGCAGTGAAGGCGAGGCGATGCTTCGCGCTCTTGTCGCGGATGTTTCGCAATTCGCCGAAACGACTGTCGTGCTCGATAATCAACTGAACGTTGACTGCAACGCGACGACGATTGTCGAGTTTGACCATGCCAAGCCTTTGTGGGCCCAATGGGCCGAAGCGGCTCGGGGTTGCGACGCCGCGCTGGTGATCGCACCGGAGGTCGACGGACTATTGGCCAAAGGTGTTGCCGTGTTACGAAGCGCCGGATGCGAAGTCATCGCCGGCAGCGGAGACTTCCTACGTGTCGCCAGCGACAAACTACTCACCGCCCAATTATTGCATCGCGCCGGAGTGGCCCACCCGCCCTACATCGCGACCGAAGACGAGCGGATGATCGGCGTCCTTGCCGATAGCTCGCGGTTTGTGATTAAGCCACGTGACGGATGCGGAACTCAAGAGATCCAGACGTTCGACGATTTTCGCGAAGCCCGAAAGACGCTCGCTTCCGGATCGATCATGCAAGGTTGGATGGAAGGACGCAGCATTTCGATTTCTTACCTTGCATCGGGCAACTACCAAACCTTTTTGCCCGCCGTCGGCCAATCGATCAGCAAGCACCATTGCCATTACAGCGGCGGCTGTGGTCCGTTGGATGATGAATCGCAGCGACGAGCCACCGCGATGGCGTCGCGCGCGATCGCGGCCATGCCGCCCACCGCCCGCGGTTTCATCGGCCTGGATTTGATCCTCGGCGAAGAACCAAGCCAGGATTGTGTGATCGAGATCAACCCTCGCCTGACCACCTCCTATGTCGGACTGCGCGAAATGATCCATGGCAATCTCGCGGCCCGCCTATTTGACTTGGAAACCGGACCGGTGCGTTGTAAAGCCATGGTCGACACCGTTCGCTGGACCCCCGACGGCAAAGTTTACTTCGACGCACCATTGCTGACTTAA
- a CDS encoding response regulator transcription factor, whose protein sequence is MNEFTERAQPKSLYIVDDEREFLTSLAMSLREFGYQPVTFDHPKKLLEAAKADEVGCVISDLRMPEMGGVELIRRLTASDSCLSVILLTAFADVQTAVDAMKLGAVSVVEKPFHLQQLADEIELAMQRSEEDQQRSSKIAEAERLLGQLTSEESAVLDLATKGFPNREISRQLSISPRTVDRRRQSALRKLQADSVADFAILRTRLDTK, encoded by the coding sequence GTGAATGAATTCACCGAAAGGGCCCAACCCAAGTCGCTTTACATTGTCGATGACGAGCGAGAGTTTCTCACAAGTCTGGCAATGTCGCTTCGAGAGTTTGGCTATCAACCCGTTACCTTCGATCATCCCAAAAAACTACTCGAGGCCGCCAAGGCTGACGAAGTCGGTTGTGTCATCAGTGACTTACGGATGCCAGAGATGGGCGGTGTCGAATTGATTCGTCGACTTACGGCGAGCGACTCCTGTTTGTCAGTCATCCTACTGACCGCATTTGCCGACGTTCAAACGGCGGTTGATGCGATGAAACTGGGCGCCGTCAGTGTTGTCGAGAAACCATTTCATCTGCAGCAGCTTGCCGATGAAATTGAATTGGCAATGCAGCGTTCGGAGGAAGACCAACAGCGTAGCTCGAAGATCGCAGAAGCCGAGCGGTTGCTTGGCCAACTGACCAGCGAGGAGTCGGCGGTATTAGATTTAGCGACCAAGGGGTTTCCCAATCGCGAGATCTCACGTCAATTGTCGATCAGTCCTAGGACGGTTGACCGGCGTCGACAGTCAGCGTTGCGAAAGTTGCAAGCGGACTCGGTTGCCGACTTTGCCATCCTACGGACTCGGTTGGACACGAAGTAG
- a CDS encoding TIGR03546 family protein: MVVFSLKLLNNLRKAIADRRFPRQLAAGCACGVMLGIMPHGNLLAVVVLLTLLTFQINHALMAAVAIGISFIATGLDGYSHQLGEYLLTHPKGHQIAMQAWALPFVPWTDLNNTVVLGSFLIGLASVWPVYKVTLPLFRMVAPAEEETDEKKKDAEVDSQDQSETAVAISQSQSAEASTESSHATTSDAVAPVSVRIDDATSASRPPRWQKKSEHGDVTAIDQVHTSLEPRDELAVRPPSSLKPAPTTASPEELPSNEQMVSIETKIDVIRMKDYRDKDDPAGDDITEPTSNDEALNYLLQQLRHSQQRKAAG, translated from the coding sequence ATGGTCGTATTTTCGCTCAAGCTGCTCAACAACCTGCGCAAAGCAATCGCGGACCGTCGATTCCCTCGTCAATTGGCCGCCGGATGTGCCTGTGGCGTGATGTTGGGGATCATGCCCCACGGCAATCTGTTGGCGGTCGTAGTGCTACTTACGCTACTGACTTTTCAAATCAATCATGCCTTGATGGCGGCCGTTGCCATTGGGATTTCGTTCATCGCAACGGGGCTTGATGGCTACTCGCACCAACTCGGCGAGTACCTGTTGACGCATCCCAAAGGTCATCAAATTGCGATGCAGGCATGGGCGTTGCCGTTCGTGCCTTGGACCGATCTGAACAACACCGTCGTGCTCGGGAGTTTTCTGATCGGGCTCGCTTCGGTTTGGCCGGTCTACAAGGTCACGCTTCCGTTGTTCCGGATGGTTGCCCCGGCTGAAGAAGAAACTGACGAAAAAAAGAAGGATGCCGAAGTCGACTCACAAGATCAAAGCGAAACCGCCGTTGCGATCAGTCAGTCACAATCCGCCGAAGCATCGACCGAGTCAAGCCACGCGACCACGTCGGACGCTGTGGCACCGGTTTCTGTCCGAATCGATGATGCAACTTCGGCCTCGCGACCTCCGCGTTGGCAAAAGAAAAGCGAGCACGGTGATGTAACTGCGATTGATCAAGTACACACATCACTGGAACCCCGCGATGAGCTAGCGGTCCGGCCGCCGTCGAGTTTGAAGCCGGCACCGACAACGGCATCTCCCGAAGAGTTGCCGTCGAACGAACAAATGGTTTCGATCGAAACCAAAATCGATGTGATTCGCATGAAGGACTATCGTGACAAAGATGATCCTGCGGGCGATGACATCACCGAACCAACATCCAACGACGAAGCTTTGAACTATCTGCTTCAACAACTCCGTCACTCCCAGCAAAGGAAAGCGGCAGGATGA
- a CDS encoding TIGR03545 family protein — MIRWRFLITRALVVVAVLALLHFGLGPVARWVTIQGLQASTGAKVEIGSAQVVLYPPRIRYEDFRVADPRDNKELRDALRADLIELELDGDAMLRRRWVANRGRITGLQIGANRTTSGHFEPDLTEDDVVSSLSDEPGVMSQLIGGISDKLSGQVEQATGELETVRTSQEIKQRYEREYDDLAKRAKELENKIREFKSNAKAIENPLRDWDRIGTTVNLADETRAELKSIVASLESLPQRFKADLAALETAKEADLKRIDQYVPGDLSQSENAGIDLVTNAVREQIATIKEYWENGRTIANYTVIAPENERARGVDIDLIGKHRQPDVLVRTCEIQGLMRASGEAYSLTGTIENMTPSPTLLDEPLRAELQLDGPRVVKVGYVRDRRNGSDIDRLTIHWPESEAPAMRLGKDNDAIVSIDGGRREIWVQMRSEGDQIHGILACKQSGVKMGLDVDSKYQSVPATEALRQSLSSVDLITIKAEFEGTWEQLAMKMDTNLGDILKDAATEAIAQQVEATKQKMAAKANETLDKQRQELTTWFANKTSNSQQLVAQADQLLGDLSKEVLGGVNSSEITIGRLNDILKSRLR; from the coding sequence ATGATTCGCTGGCGATTTTTAATCACACGGGCTTTGGTCGTAGTCGCGGTCTTGGCATTGTTACACTTCGGTCTGGGCCCGGTGGCCCGCTGGGTGACTATCCAAGGGTTGCAGGCTTCGACGGGAGCGAAGGTCGAAATTGGTAGCGCGCAGGTGGTCCTGTATCCGCCGCGGATCCGTTACGAAGATTTTCGTGTTGCCGATCCGCGTGACAACAAAGAACTGCGTGATGCGTTGCGCGCCGATTTGATTGAGTTGGAACTCGATGGCGACGCGATGCTGCGTCGACGTTGGGTCGCCAATCGAGGTCGCATTACGGGGCTACAGATCGGTGCCAACCGAACCACCAGCGGACACTTTGAACCTGATCTGACCGAAGATGATGTCGTTTCCAGTCTGTCGGACGAACCGGGGGTAATGAGTCAATTGATCGGCGGTATCTCTGACAAACTCTCCGGTCAGGTCGAACAGGCTACCGGCGAGTTGGAGACCGTTCGCACCAGTCAGGAAATCAAACAGCGTTACGAACGCGAATACGATGACTTGGCCAAACGCGCGAAAGAACTTGAGAACAAGATCCGCGAGTTCAAATCGAACGCGAAGGCGATCGAAAATCCGCTCCGTGATTGGGATCGTATCGGAACGACTGTTAACTTAGCCGACGAAACTCGTGCCGAACTTAAGTCAATCGTCGCTTCGCTAGAGTCTCTTCCGCAACGTTTCAAAGCTGACTTGGCGGCCCTTGAAACGGCCAAAGAGGCCGACCTGAAACGGATCGATCAATACGTTCCGGGTGACCTATCACAATCTGAAAATGCGGGAATCGACCTCGTTACCAATGCCGTCCGCGAACAGATCGCAACGATCAAAGAGTACTGGGAAAATGGTCGGACGATCGCAAACTACACCGTGATCGCTCCAGAAAACGAGCGCGCCCGCGGTGTCGATATCGATCTCATCGGAAAGCATCGACAGCCCGACGTTTTGGTGCGAACGTGCGAGATCCAAGGCCTGATGCGAGCCAGCGGTGAAGCGTATTCACTCACCGGAACGATCGAAAATATGACACCGTCGCCAACCCTGTTGGATGAACCGCTGCGTGCCGAGTTGCAGCTCGATGGACCTCGAGTTGTTAAAGTCGGCTACGTGCGTGACCGTCGAAACGGCAGCGACATCGATCGTTTGACGATTCATTGGCCCGAAAGTGAAGCACCCGCGATGCGACTAGGCAAGGACAACGATGCTATCGTGTCGATTGATGGTGGGCGCCGTGAAATCTGGGTACAGATGCGGAGTGAAGGTGACCAAATCCATGGGATCCTGGCCTGCAAGCAATCCGGCGTCAAAATGGGACTCGATGTTGATTCTAAGTATCAGTCCGTGCCCGCCACAGAAGCGTTGCGGCAGAGCTTATCCTCGGTCGACTTGATCACCATCAAAGCCGAGTTCGAAGGAACTTGGGAACAACTCGCGATGAAGATGGATACCAACCTCGGTGATATCCTGAAAGACGCAGCGACCGAAGCGATCGCCCAGCAAGTCGAAGCGACCAAGCAAAAGATGGCAGCGAAGGCCAACGAGACGCTCGACAAACAACGTCAGGAACTGACCACATGGTTCGCCAACAAGACGTCTAATTCTCAGCAGTTGGTCGCCCAGGCGGATCAACTGCTGGGTGACCTAAGCAAAGAGGTGCTCGGCGGAGTTAATTCCTCGGAGATCACGATCGGTCGATTGAACGACATCTTGAAAAGTCGACTTCGATAA
- the sufD gene encoding Fe-S cluster assembly protein SufD encodes MSSSTAYAFDKAGFDALLDQVAEPDWLVALRREAFEHASKMDWPHRRHEEWIRTDIRAFQLNKFGLPSLESSEPTVTQTPHQLISGVELGGRIETVDSAVVNHSLASELESKGVVFGPLSQLANSHADLVRPHLFTAFDPDHDKFAALHAAFMAGGQFLYVPRGVTISQPLHIGSIMTDGGTDTTHTLVVLEEGAEATVLHEYNSVDPSAGGLHLGSIELIQKPGSNLRFVSLQEWGHKAYHFAQQKAVIDRDCNLQWTIAAMGSMLSKVNQTVDLVGPGADSQVNGVMFTEGRQHLAYHTQQHHRAPSCHSDFLYKSAQQDNSRTVWRGMIKVDPIAQKTDGYQRNDNLVLSPTARADSIPGLEIEADDVRCTHGSTTSKVDEEQLFYARCRGFTQKEATRMIVTGFFQQIFDRITIESVREALGAAIARQVREYE; translated from the coding sequence ATGTCATCTTCCACCGCCTACGCGTTTGACAAAGCCGGCTTTGATGCTTTGTTAGACCAAGTCGCCGAGCCAGATTGGTTGGTCGCGCTTCGCCGTGAAGCGTTCGAGCACGCCTCCAAAATGGATTGGCCACACCGCCGACACGAGGAGTGGATCCGGACGGACATCCGCGCATTCCAACTCAACAAATTCGGCCTACCCAGCCTCGAGAGCTCCGAACCAACGGTTACCCAGACACCGCACCAGTTGATCAGCGGCGTTGAACTTGGCGGCCGAATCGAAACCGTCGATAGTGCCGTCGTCAACCACTCACTGGCTTCGGAACTCGAATCCAAAGGCGTCGTCTTTGGGCCGCTCAGCCAACTCGCTAATTCTCATGCCGATCTCGTTCGGCCGCACTTGTTCACCGCCTTTGACCCCGATCACGACAAGTTCGCGGCACTGCACGCGGCCTTCATGGCCGGCGGACAATTCCTTTATGTCCCCCGCGGTGTAACGATTAGCCAACCACTGCACATCGGATCGATCATGACCGATGGTGGTACCGACACGACGCATACACTGGTCGTGCTCGAAGAGGGCGCCGAAGCAACAGTGCTGCACGAATACAACAGCGTCGATCCGAGCGCGGGTGGCTTGCACCTCGGTTCGATCGAGTTGATTCAAAAGCCCGGATCGAATCTTCGTTTTGTTAGTCTGCAAGAGTGGGGACACAAGGCCTATCACTTTGCACAGCAAAAAGCGGTCATCGATCGTGACTGCAACTTGCAATGGACGATCGCCGCGATGGGTTCGATGCTCTCCAAAGTCAACCAGACGGTCGATTTGGTGGGTCCCGGTGCGGACAGCCAGGTCAACGGAGTGATGTTCACCGAAGGCCGCCAACACTTGGCCTACCACACCCAGCAACACCACCGCGCGCCAAGCTGTCACAGTGACTTTTTGTACAAATCCGCACAGCAGGATAATAGTCGCACTGTGTGGCGTGGGATGATCAAGGTTGACCCGATCGCTCAAAAGACCGACGGTTATCAGCGGAACGACAATTTGGTGCTTTCGCCGACCGCCCGCGCCGATTCGATTCCGGGATTAGAAATCGAAGCTGACGACGTTCGTTGTACCCACGGGAGCACGACCAGCAAGGTGGATGAGGAACAACTGTTCTACGCCCGCTGCCGTGGATTCACCCAGAAAGAAGCCACTCGCATGATCGTAACGGGCTTCTTCCAACAAATCTTTGACCGAATCACCATTGAAAGTGTGCGGGAAGCGCTCGGTGCAGCGATCGCCCGCCAAGTTCGAGAATACGAGTAA
- a CDS encoding metal-sulfur cluster assembly factor, with product MALAEDKVRESLKQVIDPELFVNIVDLGLVYVINILEEKEDGRHDVQVDMTMTSPMCPAGPQLVAGTKAAAEELEEVDSCEVKVVMEPPWSPDRMTDEARDHLGIF from the coding sequence ATGGCTTTAGCAGAAGACAAAGTCCGTGAATCACTAAAGCAGGTGATCGATCCGGAACTTTTCGTTAACATTGTAGATCTGGGATTGGTTTACGTCATCAATATCTTGGAAGAGAAAGAAGACGGACGACACGATGTCCAAGTCGACATGACGATGACCAGCCCGATGTGCCCGGCGGGACCACAATTGGTTGCCGGGACGAAGGCGGCCGCTGAAGAGCTCGAGGAAGTGGATTCCTGCGAGGTCAAAGTTGTGATGGAGCCCCCATGGTCGCCTGATCGGATGACGGATGAGGCTAGAGATCATTTGGGTATCTTTTAG
- the sufB gene encoding Fe-S cluster assembly protein SufB, translating to MSTDVPAKPEIGEINKYNFRTETTGVFKAKKGLNRDVVHQISDIKNEPDWMREFRLRSLEIFESKPMPKWGGSIDIDFQDIYYYLKPTEQQGRTWEDVPQEIKDTFDKLGIPEAEKKFLAGVKAQFESEVVYGSLEEDLAKKGVIFTDTDTAVREHPELLREYFGKVIPPEDNKFAALNSAVWSGGSFIYVPKGVTIDFPLQAYFRINAESMGQFERTLILVDEGANVHYVEGCTAPMYSTESLHSAVVEVVAKRNARCRYTTIQNWANNIYNLVTKRAWAYGDATMEWVDGNLGSKLTMKYPAVHMKEPGARGEILSIAFASAGQHQDAGAKLVHEAPNTTGQIISKSISKNGGRSSYRGLVAVQPGAHNSKNNVVCDALILDPESRSDTYPYIEIGEQDVQIGHEASVSRIGEEQMFYLLSRGLSEQEASTMIVNGFIEPLVKELPMEYAIEMNRLIQLQMEGSVG from the coding sequence ATGAGCACTGACGTACCGGCAAAGCCCGAAATCGGCGAAATCAACAAGTACAACTTCCGCACCGAAACGACCGGTGTATTCAAAGCCAAGAAGGGTTTGAACCGGGACGTTGTCCATCAAATCTCCGACATCAAGAATGAGCCGGATTGGATGCGTGAGTTCCGCTTACGCTCGCTGGAGATTTTCGAGTCCAAGCCGATGCCCAAGTGGGGCGGCTCGATCGATATCGATTTCCAAGACATTTACTACTATCTCAAGCCGACCGAGCAACAAGGTCGGACTTGGGAAGATGTCCCCCAGGAAATCAAAGACACGTTCGACAAACTTGGCATTCCCGAAGCAGAAAAGAAGTTTCTCGCCGGCGTGAAAGCTCAGTTCGAAAGCGAAGTCGTCTATGGATCGCTCGAAGAAGACCTTGCCAAGAAGGGCGTGATCTTCACCGACACTGACACCGCCGTTCGCGAGCACCCGGAATTGCTACGTGAATACTTCGGCAAAGTCATCCCGCCGGAAGACAACAAGTTTGCCGCGCTCAACAGCGCCGTTTGGTCCGGTGGTTCGTTCATCTACGTCCCCAAAGGCGTCACGATCGACTTCCCGCTGCAAGCGTACTTCCGCATCAACGCCGAAAGCATGGGGCAGTTCGAACGGACCTTGATCCTGGTCGATGAAGGGGCAAACGTCCATTACGTCGAAGGCTGCACCGCGCCGATGTACAGCACCGAAAGCCTGCACAGTGCGGTCGTCGAAGTCGTCGCCAAACGCAACGCCCGTTGCCGATACACGACGATCCAAAACTGGGCGAACAACATCTACAACTTGGTGACCAAGCGAGCTTGGGCCTACGGTGACGCGACCATGGAATGGGTCGATGGTAACTTGGGTAGCAAGTTGACGATGAAATACCCCGCGGTTCACATGAAGGAGCCCGGCGCACGAGGCGAGATCCTGTCGATCGCATTTGCGAGTGCCGGCCAACACCAAGACGCCGGTGCCAAGCTGGTCCATGAAGCCCCTAATACCACCGGGCAGATTATCAGCAAGAGCATCAGCAAGAATGGCGGACGCAGCAGCTACCGTGGGTTGGTCGCCGTTCAACCCGGAGCCCACAACAGCAAGAACAACGTCGTCTGTGACGCGTTGATCCTCGATCCGGAAAGCCGAAGTGATACCTATCCTTATATCGAGATCGGTGAGCAAGACGTCCAGATCGGCCACGAAGCAAGCGTCTCGCGAATCGGCGAAGAGCAAATGTTCTACTTGCTCTCTCGCGGTTTGAGCGAACAAGAAGCGAGCACGATGATCGTCAATGGCTTCATCGAACCGCTCGTCAAAGAGTTGCCGATGGAATACGCCATCGAAATGAATCGGCTGATTCAACTGCAGATGGAAGGCAGCGTCGGTTAA
- a CDS encoding amino acid kinase family protein: MRRVIKLGGSLLLRPNLSSAFQRWLAQQSPADNYVIVGGGRLIDAVRELHAIHASSAAWTHWNCVQLLQTTFHWLSSQFPHASTITTSDQFQSSIQQTSSDRLCFVQVDAFYFPTDEVVLPEDWRTTTDAIAGYLGKIIDADEVVLLKSCDASSLESLQRWADRGIIDEAMPLIAEGMPPVRIVNFKEWLAQ, from the coding sequence GTGCGACGCGTGATCAAACTTGGCGGCAGCCTGCTATTGCGTCCAAATTTGTCGAGTGCTTTTCAACGTTGGTTAGCACAGCAGTCCCCGGCGGACAATTATGTCATCGTCGGAGGCGGCCGATTGATCGACGCGGTTCGCGAACTTCATGCCATTCATGCGTCCTCGGCCGCTTGGACGCATTGGAATTGCGTTCAACTTCTGCAGACAACTTTTCACTGGCTATCAAGCCAATTCCCCCACGCTTCGACGATTACGACAAGTGACCAATTTCAGTCGTCAATTCAACAGACGTCCAGCGATCGGCTCTGTTTCGTCCAAGTCGATGCGTTCTATTTCCCGACTGATGAAGTAGTATTGCCCGAGGACTGGCGCACCACCACTGATGCGATCGCGGGATACTTAGGAAAGATCATCGATGCCGATGAAGTGGTGTTGTTAAAGTCTTGTGACGCCAGTTCACTGGAGTCACTTCAGCGATGGGCCGATCGCGGCATCATCGATGAAGCGATGCCATTGATTGCCGAAGGGATGCCGCCGGTTAGAATCGTCAACTTCAAAGAGTGGCTTGCCCAATGA